One window of Amaranthus tricolor cultivar Red isolate AtriRed21 chromosome 11, ASM2621246v1, whole genome shotgun sequence genomic DNA carries:
- the LOC130827196 gene encoding uncharacterized protein LOC130827196 — translation MMPFCTNLVAVFTFVQVNVAAVVEEIVYRGLLLTSLTKWVATPTALLLSSVAFGLLHVGAQRFDLNVFPPHFFFGLFTGAVYLYSRNLCAPILLHSVYNSAMFVYFLVIIS, via the exons ATGATGCCATTTTGCACCAACCTAGTTGCTGTTTTCACATTTGTCCAAGTTAATGTAGCTGCTGTTGTTGAGGAAATAGTTTACAGGGGTTTGTTGCTCACTTCCCTGACAAAATG GGTAGCTACACCCACAGCTCTGCTTCTTTCATCAGTGGCTTTTGGATTGTTACATGTTGGAGCTCAAAGATTTGACTTGAATGTTTTTCCCCCTCATTTTTTCTTTG GTTTGTTTACGGGAGCTGTCTACCTTTATTCAAGGAATCTCTGTGCACCAATTCTGCTGCACAGTGTTTACAATTCAGCGATGTTTGTATACTTTCTGGTAATTATTTCATAG